In a single window of the Gigantopelta aegis isolate Gae_Host unplaced genomic scaffold, Gae_host_genome ctg3390_pilon_pilon:::debris, whole genome shotgun sequence genome:
- the LOC121392116 gene encoding BTB/POZ domain-containing protein 2-like: MFSVNQDASLLGFQLYGPKSRTTANYDVRAFITDTTTDDVIEGSSVTKSVSVADGTTRYDVEFPRPLKLSKDKKYNLIVNIKGPNSHYGWSGRSTVQNGSFMCSFFNCQKSKHGNELHPYTDVSGRQIPDLMFLV; encoded by the coding sequence ATGTTTTCTGTAAACCAAGACGCGTCACTACTAGGATTCCAGTTGTATGGTCCCAAAAGCAGAACCACTGCAAATTATGATGTCAGAGCTTTCATAACTGACACGACAACAGATGACGTAATCGAAGGTTCATCAGTGACAAAGTCAGTCTCAGTCGCAGATGGGACGACAAGATATGACGTGGAGTTTCCTCGACCCCTAAAACTGAGCAAAGACAAGAAGTACAATCTGATTGTTAACATCAAGGGACCTAACTCACACTATGGGTGGTCGGGCAGATCTACAGTACAGAACGGGTCGTTTATGTGTTCGTTCTTCAACTGCCAGAAATCCAAACACGGTAACGAACTACACCCATATACAGATGTGAGTGGACGACAGATACCTGATTTGATGTTCTTAGTATGA
- the LOC121392114 gene encoding BTB/POZ domain-containing protein 2-like has translation METCKSSSQNGLDSWQSSKSLSECLRYSLENKMFSDVAFKVGREQKSVQAHRQILSIRSGVFEAMFYGPLAEQDEIVIPEVEHDIFEQFLRYLYTDDVTIDGASVMGLLYVSKKYDVKTLEQKCLTYLSSSMTSDNACVILEQVHVFDEQELKEKALNFILKNGDAALKSTGVTDLCHECLVKIIQADELMADEQSVFEAVVAWSESACRKQNKDVTPENRRQVIGEGIKHVSFPILDHKYLVKQVVPTNLLTDAEKAKIFAYCLCPDENVSPFNANKRIGIINREKIITHIIQRLTTIGNAVMSLEIEIAGENQIIGGH, from the exons ATGGAGACATGCAAATCAAGTAGTCAGAATGGTCTTGACAGCTGGCAGAGCAGCAAATCTCTTTCAGAATGTCTGAGATATTctcttgaaaataaaatgttcagtgACGTAGCATTCAAGGTGGGGAGAGAACAGAAGAGCGTCCAGGCTCACAGACAAATTCTCAGTATCCGCAGCGGCGTGTTCGAGGCCATGTTCTACGGACCATTGGCAGAGCAGGATGAGATCGTCATTCCGGAAGTAGAACACGACATATTTGAACAGTTTCTAAG GTATCTCTATACAGATGACGTCACAATTGATGGTGCCAGTGTGATGGGTTTGTTGTACGTATCAAAGAAGTATGACGTCAAAACCCTGGAACAGAAGTGTCTGACGTATTTGTCGTCATCGATGACGTCAGACAACGCCTGCGTGATACTGGAACAGGTGCACGTGTTTGATGAGCAGGAATTGAAAGAAAAAGCtctgaattttattttgaaaaatggagATGCCGCTCTAAAGTCAACTGGAGTTACCGACCTTTGTCACGAATGCTTGGTTAAGATCATACAAGCGGACGAACTGATGGCCGATGAACAATCTGTCTTTGAAGCTGTTGTGGCGTGGAGTGAGAGCGCCTGcaggaaacaaaacaaagatgtaACTCCAGAAAACAGACGTCAAGTGATTGGGGAAGGCATAAAGCACGTGAGTTTTCCCATACTTGACCATAAATATTTAGTGAAACAGGTAGTACCAACTAATTTGCTGACTGATGCAGAAAAAGCCAAGATCTTCGCATACTGTCTGTGTCCCGATGAAAATGTTTCACCATTTAACGCCAACAAGCGCATAGGTATTATTAATCGAGAGAAAATTATAACACATATAATACAGCGCCTCACCACCATCGGCAATgcagtgatgtcattagaaatagaaatagcaggtgaaaatcaaattataggCGGCCATTAA